The following are from one region of the Bradyrhizobium septentrionale genome:
- the folB gene encoding dihydroneopterin aldolase, protein MRTSITITGLTTYGYHGLFEEERSLGQRFTFDISATLREVRTHRSDDLDCSVRYDAVVDEAVRIASSRKFQTLEALGETIAAGLLRRFALMETATVAVAKSSPPIAHTIERVGIQISLGRVDLEIEPDNTRMVTA, encoded by the coding sequence ATGCGCACGTCGATCACGATCACCGGCCTCACAACATATGGCTATCACGGCCTGTTCGAGGAGGAACGGTCGCTCGGCCAGAGATTCACGTTCGATATTTCGGCAACGCTGCGCGAGGTACGGACCCATCGCAGCGATGATCTGGATTGCTCCGTCAGATATGACGCCGTGGTGGACGAAGCCGTGCGCATCGCGTCCTCGCGCAAATTCCAGACCCTTGAAGCGCTCGGCGAGACCATCGCGGCCGGCCTGCTGCGGCGCTTCGCGCTGATGGAAACCGCGACGGTCGCCGTGGCGAAATCGAGCCCGCCAATTGCCCACACCATCGAGCGCGTCGGCATCCAGATCAGCCTCGGCCGGGTCGATCTGGAAATCGAACCTGACAACACGCGCATGGTCACCGCCTGA